In Candidatus Alcyoniella australis, the sequence CGGAGCGGCCAACGAGCCGCCGTGACCCGCGCGCTCGATCAGCACCACCACCACAATCTGTGGGTCCTCGGCCGGCGCGTAACAGGCGAACCAGGCGTGGTCGCCGCGCTCGACGATTGTGCTGCCGTCGGGCATGGTCAGACGCTTGGCCGAGGCCTGGGCCGTTCCGGTCTTGCCCGCGACCGTGATGTTGCGCATTCGCGCTATACGTCCGGTGCCGTGCGCGTCGTTGACTACCCCGACCAGGGAGTTGTGTACGCGTTCGAGCACCTGCGGCGAAACATCGAGTTGCCCGACCTGTTCACTGCTGAAGTTGCGCATCACGTTGCCGTGCAGGTCTAGCATGCGCCAGGCCAACTGCGGCTTGTAGATGGCGCCGTTGTTGGCGATCGCCGCGAAGGCCACGGCGAGTTGCAACGGCGATGCCAGCAGATAGCCTTGGCCGATCGATGTGTTCAGCGTATCGCCGGGGTACCAACGCGGGTTGTCCGGGAAGTGCTTGGCCTTCCAGTCGCGGTCGGGCACCGTGCCCGTGACCTCCGAGGGCAGGTCGATTCCGCTGAGCCGGCCGTAGCCGAACATCCGGGCGTAGCGCGAGATGGTGTCGATCCCCACGCTGTGCCCCACGCGGTAGAAGTAGGTGTCGCAGCTTTGCACCATTGCGTTGTGGAAGTTGACCGCGCCGTGCCCGGTGCGCAGCCAGCAGCGGAAGAAGCGGTTGCCCAGTTTCCAGCCGCCGGGGCAGTGCACCTGAGTGCTGGGCGTGATGATCTTTTCGGCCAGGGCCGCCGTGCCGATCACCGGCTTGAACGTCGAGCCCGGCGGGTAACAGCCGTGGATGTTGCGGTTCATCAGCGGCCGGTGCGGATCGCTCATCAGGCTTTGCCAGTCCTCGGGGTCGAGGAAGCGCGAGAAGACCGAGGCGTCGTAGGTCGGGCCGGAGTGCATCGCCAGCACCGCGCCGTTGCGCGGATCGAGGGCCACGGCCGCGCCCGGGCGGTTGCCCATTGCCTCGGCCATCACCCTTTGCAAATCGAGGTCCACGTACAGCTGCAGATCGTGACCCGGCGTCGGGTCCTTGCGCCGCAGCGTTCTGATCCGCCGCCCCAGGGCGTTCTCTTCGACCTGCTCGAAGCCGTCTTCGCCGCACAAATATTCGTTGTAGATCAGCTCCAGGCCCGAACGCCCCTCGTATTCTGAATGGCTCAGGTCGTCGTAGCCCGGCGTGGTCACGCGGCGGCAGTAGCCCAGGGCCTGGGACATCAGCCCGCCCTCGGGGTAGACGCGCTTGGTCTCCTGCTTGATGTCCAGCGCGTAGGGCTCCTCGCTGAGCATCTGTCCGTGCATGACCTGGCCGACCACCTCGCGGTCGACGTCGGCGGCGATGCGGATCGGGGCCGAGCCCGAACGCTCGAGCTGGGCCAGCGCCCGCTGCGGGTTGAGCCCAAAGGTGGCGCAAGCGCGGCGTAGAAAGCTCTCTCGCTCTTCGGAGGCAAGTCGCTTGGGCAGGAAGTAGACGTCGAAGCTCAGCCCGTTGTCGACGATAATCCGCCCCTCGCGGTCCAGGACCTTGCCCCTGGTCGGCGCGAGTTGCAGGGTGCGCATGCGGTTCTGCTCGGCCATCTGCGCCAGTTCCTCGCCGCGCATCACCTGCAGGTGCCACAGCCTGCCGGCCAGCAGCGCAAAGGCCAGCAGCAGCACGGCCACCGCGTAGAACAGGCTGCTGCGCAGATGTTGCGCCTCATCCTGTTGAGTTTCGAACTGGGTCTGCCGGAGGTTGGACACGGATATCTTCTATCTGTTGTTTACAGCGACGGCAAGGGCGGGGCGCTAACAGCCCATGGGCCAGCTTCCGCCGGGCCGCACGAAGCTGTTGTAGTAGCAAAACGGGAACGCGCCGCGTCCCTCGAGGTAGACGTGGTGGCAGTTCAGCCCGGCATCAAGGTCGAAAGCGTCGTTGTCGTAAAACTTCTCGATGTTGCAGATCAGCAGGTCCGATGAGAAGTCGCCGCCGTCGTAACGCGCCAACCCCGGCAACTGCGCCAGCAACCGCAGCCATTGCCCCGGATGGCTCAGGCCGTAGCGCGCCTGGAACAACCGAGAGATCGGCAGCAGTCGGCCGCCTTGGTTTTGCAAGATGAACGGGAAGATGCACGGACGCGGTCGCAGCAGCGGGTGGTGCGTGAGTGCAAAGGCGCGCCGTGTCATCTCCTTGAAGCGCAGCACGTCCTCGGGCGTGACCTGGCCGTCGGTGGTGCGCTCGATGGCGCGCAGCACGTCCGCGGCGTCGGTGCGCTCGCTGTGCTCGTCGAGCCGTCCCACCACGGACTGCGGATAGAAGCTGACGCGGCGCACGTGCGGCAGGTCCATTGCCCGGCGCAGGATCGCGCCGACCTGATCGTCGTTGGTCCCCTTGACCACCATCATCGCGAAGTGCACCAGGAAGCCGTGGCGTTCGAGCAGTTCGAGCACGCGGTCCTTGTGCGCGGTCAGGTCGCGTCCGCGGAACTTGATCGAGATCTCGGGGTCGAGCCCGTCGATCTGCAGGATCACCCAGCGCAGCCCTGCGCGCCGCAGCTCGCGCAGCAACCCCTCGTCGCTCAGCGCCAAGCCGTTGGAGTTCAGCCGCGGCTCGTAGCCCTTGGCGCGCACCAGCTCGACGATCTGCGGCAGGTCGGGCCTGACCGTCGACTCGCCGCCGACCAGCGCCAGGTTGGGCCGAAAGCCCTTGGCCGGCGCCTGGGGTACGATCCGTTCCAGTTCCTCCAACGTCGGCTCGATCACCTCGGCGTTGGCGTCGGCGAAACAGATCGGGCAGTTCAGGTTGCAACGGTTGGTTACGTCCAGGGCCAAGGTGGTGATGAAGCGCGAGGCAGTGCCCCAGAACGGCCGCAGGTCGCCCGCGGGCAGTCGCTCACTCACCGAGGCCGCCTCGCTGCGACGGTATAGATCTGCGTCCGAGCTCAGGCGTACGATTTGCTCGCCGTGCTCCGGGCACTGGCGGCGGACGTACAGCGCGCCGTCGCGCTCGAACCGTTCGCCGTCGAGCACTCGGCCGCATTCGGGGCAGGGGGTGCGCATCGAGTTGTTCATCAGAGGGGCATTATACATATCGAGCGCACGAAATATCAGGATGGTTGACCTTGATTGCGGGGCCCGCATATTCTTCGTGCATGACGCACCGCGCACCAACGGCACGACCTGTGCGCTTCCCGGACCGCTGTCTAATCGTCGCCTGTCTGATCGCAGCGGCGCACGCGATTGTCTATTTCGCGCTGCTGGCGGCCAAGTGGACGACCTTCGATCCGGCGTTGCTCGACGCGGCGAGCCTGGCCTGGATGATGGGCGATATGCTCGACGTCTCGGGCATTTCGGGCTACTGGTGGCGCGGCGTGGTCTGGATGATCCAGCCGCTGACCTTCCTCTGGATCGTACCGCTGGCGATTTTCAATCATCCGCTGCCGCTGCTGGCCCACGGTCCGCTGTGGACCGCTCTGGGCGGGCTGTTCTGTTTTGCCCTGGGGCGCAGGCTCAGCGGCTCGGGCTTGGTCGGACTGGCCTGCGAGCTGCTGGTGCTGCTCAACCCCTATACTGCGCTGCTGTGCTTGGCCGGAGTGGTGCCCGGAGCCGAGGGCATGGCTCTGGTGCCCGCGATGTTGCTCTACCGCTACTCGGGACGAATGCGCGCGTTCACCGTGGCCGCGGTGCTGCTGGCCATGTGCCGCATCGACTTCATCCCCGCGCTGTTGCTGTGGGGCGTGTGGATGCGCTGGCGCGAACGTTCGCGGCCGTTTGGCAGGCGCGCGATGCTGGTCGGCGGCGTGGCCCTGGCCGCCACCCTGGCGTTCTCTGCGCTGCTGCTCTCGCCCAACGCCGGCATGGCCTGGGGCGATCTGCATTTGGGAACGGGAGCAACGTTCGATCCACTGTTCGACGTATTCAGCGCTGACAATCTGCGTCATCTGCCGCTGCTGCTCGGGCTGTTGTTTCTGCCGCTGATCGCGCCGGGCCTGCTGGTGCCGACTCTGGTCTCGTTGGCGATGGTGCTGCTGACCACCAGCGGCGCGCTGGCCGATCGACCGCGCCGCGAATTGTGTTTCGATCCGGACTCCGTGGTCTCGCTGTGGATCACCCACTACCGCGTGCTGCTGCCGTTCTTCTCCGCAGCGGCGGTGGTCGGCGCGATCCGGCTGCACAAGCGGATGGCCGCACGCTTGGGCCCCAGGGCCGCGCCGCTGCTCGCCGGATCAATAATAGTTCTGGCGCTGGCCGTACACGTGATGTTCACGCCCGCGATCTTCGGTCCCGCGCCGCTGACCCCGCAGTTCAACCGTGAGGCTTATGCCCAGACGCCGCGGGCGCGGCTGGGTTGGGAGTTTCTCGCCCAGGTGCCCGAGGACGACCCAGCGCTGATGTCCGACACGTTCTACTTTCGCGCCTGGCGTCACGGCAAACGCCAACTGCTGTTCTCCGGCCAGGACGAGTTGGCGTTTCAGAACTGGGCGTTGATCGACCTCTATGCGCCGGCGATCTACCTCAGCCGCGCCGAGCTGGTCCAGCGCACGCTGCTGATGCTCGATCCGCGCTACTACGGCGTGGTGCGCTTTGAGGACGGCTATCTGCTGCTGCGCCGCGGCGAAGAGCGCACGCGCAACGCCGAGGTCCGGCGCTGGATCGAGGACAACCGGCAGCGACTGCTCCGCGCCCGGCTTTGAGCCGGGCACCTTTGAGGCGGCTTTGAGCCGCCGCAAAAACTCGCGCAGCACGCTGGTCGTAATTCCACAGGCCGCGCCGCTCTCTCTCCCTCGCTTACGGGGCGGATCGTGGCCTTACGTTGGGCGGACTGTGCGAGCCTAATCCGTAGGCTGAAATTCGGGATTCACAGTATTGGAGAGCTTGATGCGAAAGACCCCTGCGCCGCTGGTGACGTAGGCGTTGCCGCGTTCGTCGGTCGAGACCCAGCGCGCGCGCGGCCCCAGGCGATAGGAGGCCACGGGCAGCAGCTTGCGGTCGAGCACCACGATGCGGCCGCTGAGGAAGTTCGCCGCGATCAGCCGTTTCTCGGGCCCGGCTGAATACGCCAGATGGCGCAGACCGCGCTCGAGATCGACCCGCGCCACGGCGCGCGGAACGTCTTGCGACAAGTCAATCTCGGTCAGGGTACCGGTGAACATCCGCGAGACGAATAGCGAGCCGTCCGCGACCAGCAGTTGGTAACGATCGAGTCGCTGTAGGCCAGTGCGCTCGGAGCAGGGCGTGGCGTCGCCGTAAAAGCCTTCGCGCGTCAGGCCCTCGAGGTCCCAACATTGCCCGACGTTGAACGGCGCCTCGGTGCCAAAGCTGGTCAGCTTACCCTCCTCGCCGGTCTGCCAGACCGTGTTGCGCTCGGCGTCCAGGGCGATGTCCAGGGTCTGCTGGCCCAGCTCGACTTGTGCCAGTAGCGCGCCGTCAGGGTCCAGGGCCAGCACGGCCGAGCTCAGATCTTGGGCCATGAACAGCTTGCCGTTGTGCGGATCGCGTCGCAGCAGTCCGGTGCGCACGCCGTTCAGCGGCGTCTTGCGCAACAAGTTTCCATTGTGAACATCGAGCTCGAGCAGCGCACAGTCGCGCAGGTCGCCAGCCAGCAGTCGCGGCCGTTGTTCATCCAGCGACTCGCAGATTGCCAGCAGGTTGTCCGACAACGTGCCGTTGACCGCGATCCGCCGCAGCACACCGGGGCTCTCCGGGTCCAGGGCCAGCAGCGTGCTGGAGCCCAGCTCGGAGCGTGCGCCGATCCATAGCGTGTGCTCGTCGCAGCCGGGCACGGCAAAACGCAGATGCCCGGGCAAATCGCCGCCCTGGTAGCCGATCAACATTCGCACGGCCGGACGCAGCGAATCCTCGGGCGCGGGCCAGGTGGCAATGTAGAACGAACCGAGGATCGCGTACTGGCCGATCAGCAGCCAGCCCACGGCCCAGGCCGCGGCGCGTCCGGGTTTCCAGGCCGCGCCCAGGGCCAGGAATACCCCGACGAACAGCACGGCGACCAGCAATAGGTCGAGAGTAAGACCAAGGCGGCCGATTAGCAGCGCGGGCAGCAGGGCCAGGGCCGTGTAGCCCGCCGCGAACAGTCGGCCGAGCAGGGGCGCGCGCAGCATCGCCCAGTTGACCGGCGCCAGCAACAACAGCAACACGGCCAGCCGCGGGGCAATGCCCAGGGCCATGCGGCTGGCGGTGAGATAAAAGCCCAGCCCCACCAGCAGCAGGCCGAGTCCGGCGATCATGTTGATCGCGGCGAGCAGGCTGCGCGGACGCGGCAGGATCAACGCCGGGAGCACCACGGCCGCGGCCACTACCGCCGCAGCACGCGGGTTGGTCAGGGCGGCCCAGCCGATCAGCGGCGTGCCGAGGGTCAGCGCCAGGCCCGCGCGCCATACTCGGCGCCAGAGCCCTCCCAGGTGGCGGTCGTGGATTCGGGACATCTTGCTTGGCAAAATACGGTCGGCCCCAGCAGGCAGTCAAGCCCGCCATCGCTGTGGGGATGCGTCGCGCACGGTTGGAGATGGTTCTGGATTGCCGTGCTTTCTGATAATCTCGGACGAAATTACCTGAGCGTTCTTTAGGGAGGGGCGATGTACGACCAGCAACGCCTTGGAGGATACGCGCCGATTCCAGGTCCTGCGATTCCCGAGCTGCGGCATTCGGGCCCGGGTATCGCCTCGTTTATCATCGCCCTGCTTGCCGGGATCTCGATGGCTTTCGTGATACTGATCGCAGGCGTAATGGAGACCTCCGCGCCCGGCGGTATGGACACGGACGCGCCCGAGACCATCGCCGTGGGGTTCGGCGTGTGCTGCGACGTGATGTTGTTCGGAATCGGCGCCGTGCTCGGTCTGGTCGGTGTGCTTCAACGCGAGCGTAAAAAGATCTTTGCCATAATGGGACTGATCTTCAACGGAATTGCATGCGGCGGCATGCTGCTGCTGATCCTGATCGGTCTTGCACTAGGAGGTTGAAATGCAGCATGAGATCACCAATTCGGACCAGTTGCTGGACAAGGACGGGCGGCTTAAACAGCGTGGATACGCGCGCCGGCCGCTGTTGCACTACAACCCGGAGAACGTGCGGGCCCTGAGGCTGGGGCCGCTGAACCGGCTGCGGCTCAAGGAGTGGGACTACTACGCCGTGACCACTCCCCAATGCTTTTTCTCGGTGACCGTGGCCAACATCGGCTACATCGGTCTGGTCTTTGCCTACATGATCGACTTCGAGAGCCTGCGGATAGACCACGCCCAGGCGGTCACGCCCTTGGGATTGGGCTGCACCATGCCCCGCTCGAGCGAGAACGGCGACATCCGCTTTCGCTGGCCTGGGGTCTCGATCGAGATGCTGCGCAAGGTCGGCCGCCGCGAGATCAAGGTCGATTGGCGACGTTTCAAGGACAACAAGCCGCTGCACGCCGAGCTGAGCATCGAGCAACCCGAGCAGTTCGAGAGCATCGTGATGGTCACGCCCATCGGCGAGCGGCGCTTCTACTACAACCAGAAGATTAACTGCATGCCCACCAGCGGAGAGCTGACATTGGGCCGCGAGCGCATCGAGTTTCAGCCCGACCAGGCCCTGGCCACACTCGACTGGGGCCGCGGGGTCTGGGAGTACTCGACGTTCTGGAACTGGGCCAGCGCCTCGGGCTTTTTATCCAAGAACACCACCATCGGGCTCAACCTGGGCTCGGGCTTCGGCGACCTGAGCGCGGCCACGGAGAACTGCTTTTTCATCAACGGCACGATGCACAAGCTGGGCTGGGTCGACATCGAGTACGACAACTCCAACTACATGCTCCCCTGGCGCTTCACCGAGGCCGACGGTAGGCTCGATCTGACGCTCAAGCCGTTTGTCGACCGCGGCGAAAACCTCAACCTGGGGCTGCTGGCCACGCGCACCCATCAGATGTTCGGCCGCTACGAGGGATTCGTGATCGACGAGGCGGGTAAAAAAATCAAAGTCAAGGACCTGATCGGCTGGGCCGAGGAACACAAGGCAAGGTGGTGAGATGCAAGTCAAGACCTTTCGCAGATACCTGGCGATCAAGGCCGCGGCGTTCGGCGCGCTGTACCTGCTGTTTCTCGGGATCACGCTGCTGCGCGGGCAGCCGATCGGGCAGGTGCTCTACGAGCTGTCCGCGATCACCATGATGTTTTGCGCCTACGTGATCGTCGAGTTCCAGGTGATCATCCCCGAGCGCATTCTGGGCCGCCCCGAGGTGGTCGAGTCCACCGGCCGCAGGCTGGCCGGGCTGCTGGTTCCCCTGGCCGTGCCGTTTCTGGCCTTCACCGTAGTGCGTATCTCAACCGACGACGTGCTGCATCGCGCCGTAGGCCTGGCCATCGCCAGCCAGGCGATGCTGTTCTATATCGTGCTCAAGTCCGAGAGCCTGGTGCGCTTCCTGCGCGAGGAGCAGCACAAATAGGCTCAGACCTCCGGCTGAGGATCCTCGACCAGATCGCCGAACACGTCGGGCAGCAGCTCGCAGAAGCGCTCGAAGATTTGCATGAACAAATCGCGGATCTCCCATTGGGCGCGGCGGTTGAGGGCGCGTTCCTGGAACACGTGACGCCACTGGCGCAGGTTGAACGTGGCCACGACCTCGGTCTTTAGCGCGTTGGGCAACACCGAACGCGCGTCCTCGGCGGGCACCCCAAGCTCGCGTAGTTGCAGGTAGCTTTTGTAGGCCCCTTCCACGCTTTGGCGCCATACGCTTTGGGCCGCGGGATCGTCTGCAATGCGCGGCGGCACGATCGCCTCGGGCTCGCGTTTGCCGTAGTCCACGTAGCGCTGGCTTTCCTGGCTGAACGAGCCCAGCCGATGGCGCACCAGCTGGTGGCTGGTCGAGCGGTCGCAGACGATGCGCACGGTGATCGCGCAGTGCTCGATCACCGACTGGTGACCGGCGCGCACCAGGCGGCGCACGAACGGAGCGGCGGAATCATCGTCCATGCGCGCCTCGCTCTTGTAGCAGGTGCGGCCCGCAGCCTCGATCTGGCGCAAGTAGTCGGCGATCTGCGCCAGGGGAGTCAAAATCTCGAACGAAGGGGGAACGATCTGCATCGATAATCCGCTGTCAATATGTTGAGTGGAACACTGCGGGCTAGTCTACCCACGAGCCTTTGCCTTGACCACCCCAGGGGCGCGGGCTATCATCCGCGCACGATTTTCCACACGATTCACATCCCGGGAGGCCCGTGGAAACAGCACGGATAAAGCCCGATAAATCAATATCGAGGGCTGCTCGATGAGGCTGCTGCGCGATCCGCTCGACGCCGGCGACCTGCGTTCGTCCGTGGTGACCATCGGCAATTTCGACGGCGTTCACCTGGGTCATCGCGTAGTGTTTGACCGCGCGCTGGCCGAGGCCAAACAGCGCAATGCGCCGTGTGTGGCAATCACCTTTGAGCCGCATCCGGTCAAGTTCCTGCGCCCCGAGAAGCACCTGCGGCTGATCTATCCCTACTCCGAACGCGTGCAGGGGATCGAGGCCCTGGGCGTGGACGCGCTGGTGATCCAGACTTTCGACGATAGTCTGCGCAGCACTTCGGCGTTCGACTATTGCCGCGACTTTCTGCGAGGCGTGCTCGATATTCGGCACCTGGTGGTGGGGCACGACTTCACGTTCGGCCGCGGCCGTGACGGATCGTTCGAGCACCTGAGCCGCATCGGCGAGGAGTTCGGGTTCAGCGTAGAGCGGGTCCCGGCGTTGCAGATCCAGGGCGAGCCGGTGTCGTCCTCGCGCATCCGCAAGGCGATTATCCGTGGCGAGGTCGCGCTGGTGCGGCAACTGCTGGGCGGGCCGTTCAGCCTGGTCGGCGAGGTGGTGCCCGGCGACGGGCGCGGCGGCGCGCAGCTGGGTTTTCCCACGGCCAACCTCTCGGTGCAGCGCGAGTTGATCCCAGCCCAGGGTGTGTACCTGACCTGTGTTGAGTACGGCGGCGAGCGCTTTGCCGCGCTGACCAACGTCGGTGACAACCCGACGTTTCACCACCACGAGATCCCGCCGCGGGTCGAGACCTGGATCATCGACTTTGACCGCGATATCCTGGGCCGGGAAATCCGC encodes:
- a CDS encoding bifunctional riboflavin kinase/FAD synthetase, with the translated sequence MRLLRDPLDAGDLRSSVVTIGNFDGVHLGHRVVFDRALAEAKQRNAPCVAITFEPHPVKFLRPEKHLRLIYPYSERVQGIEALGVDALVIQTFDDSLRSTSAFDYCRDFLRGVLDIRHLVVGHDFTFGRGRDGSFEHLSRIGEEFGFSVERVPALQIQGEPVSSSRIRKAIIRGEVALVRQLLGGPFSLVGEVVPGDGRGGAQLGFPTANLSVQRELIPAQGVYLTCVEYGGERFAALTNVGDNPTFHHHEIPPRVETWIIDFDRDILGREIRVHFIERLREELTFSTKEELIERIRQDEKQARKMLIKVDPCAF
- the thyX gene encoding FAD-dependent thymidylate synthase, giving the protein MQIVPPSFEILTPLAQIADYLRQIEAAGRTCYKSEARMDDDSAAPFVRRLVRAGHQSVIEHCAITVRIVCDRSTSHQLVRHRLGSFSQESQRYVDYGKREPEAIVPPRIADDPAAQSVWRQSVEGAYKSYLQLRELGVPAEDARSVLPNALKTEVVATFNLRQWRHVFQERALNRRAQWEIRDLFMQIFERFCELLPDVFGDLVEDPQPEV
- a CDS encoding radical SAM protein translates to MNNSMRTPCPECGRVLDGERFERDGALYVRRQCPEHGEQIVRLSSDADLYRRSEAASVSERLPAGDLRPFWGTASRFITTLALDVTNRCNLNCPICFADANAEVIEPTLEELERIVPQAPAKGFRPNLALVGGESTVRPDLPQIVELVRAKGYEPRLNSNGLALSDEGLLRELRRAGLRWVILQIDGLDPEISIKFRGRDLTAHKDRVLELLERHGFLVHFAMMVVKGTNDDQVGAILRRAMDLPHVRRVSFYPQSVVGRLDEHSERTDAADVLRAIERTTDGQVTPEDVLRFKEMTRRAFALTHHPLLRPRPCIFPFILQNQGGRLLPISRLFQARYGLSHPGQWLRLLAQLPGLARYDGGDFSSDLLICNIEKFYDNDAFDLDAGLNCHHVYLEGRGAFPFCYYNSFVRPGGSWPMGC
- a CDS encoding DUF2804 domain-containing protein → MQHEITNSDQLLDKDGRLKQRGYARRPLLHYNPENVRALRLGPLNRLRLKEWDYYAVTTPQCFFSVTVANIGYIGLVFAYMIDFESLRIDHAQAVTPLGLGCTMPRSSENGDIRFRWPGVSIEMLRKVGRREIKVDWRRFKDNKPLHAELSIEQPEQFESIVMVTPIGERRFYYNQKINCMPTSGELTLGRERIEFQPDQALATLDWGRGVWEYSTFWNWASASGFLSKNTTIGLNLGSGFGDLSAATENCFFINGTMHKLGWVDIEYDNSNYMLPWRFTEADGRLDLTLKPFVDRGENLNLGLLATRTHQMFGRYEGFVIDEAGKKIKVKDLIGWAEEHKARW
- the mrdA gene encoding penicillin-binding protein 2: MSNLRQTQFETQQDEAQHLRSSLFYAVAVLLLAFALLAGRLWHLQVMRGEELAQMAEQNRMRTLQLAPTRGKVLDREGRIIVDNGLSFDVYFLPKRLASEERESFLRRACATFGLNPQRALAQLERSGSAPIRIAADVDREVVGQVMHGQMLSEEPYALDIKQETKRVYPEGGLMSQALGYCRRVTTPGYDDLSHSEYEGRSGLELIYNEYLCGEDGFEQVEENALGRRIRTLRRKDPTPGHDLQLYVDLDLQRVMAEAMGNRPGAAVALDPRNGAVLAMHSGPTYDASVFSRFLDPEDWQSLMSDPHRPLMNRNIHGCYPPGSTFKPVIGTAALAEKIITPSTQVHCPGGWKLGNRFFRCWLRTGHGAVNFHNAMVQSCDTYFYRVGHSVGIDTISRYARMFGYGRLSGIDLPSEVTGTVPDRDWKAKHFPDNPRWYPGDTLNTSIGQGYLLASPLQLAVAFAAIANNGAIYKPQLAWRMLDLHGNVMRNFSSEQVGQLDVSPQVLERVHNSLVGVVNDAHGTGRIARMRNITVAGKTGTAQASAKRLTMPDGSTIVERGDHAWFACYAPAEDPQIVVVVLIERAGHGGSLAAPVAKKVLEAYFDKQEPRHEP